The Candidatus Kapaibacterium sp. genome has a window encoding:
- the thrS gene encoding threonine--tRNA ligase, translating into MVKITFPDGNVREYSDGVSGLEVAKSISEGLARNAVGVVVNGEYYELNRPIESDATLKIATFDDDDGKQMYWHSSAHLMAEAIQELYPGTKFGIGPSIENGFYYDVLPPEGVKLSTENLPEIESKMRELSKKASTYDMYESTWDDAYKFYADAGNEFKLDLLEGLKGERITFCKQGNFTDLCRGGHIPSTAYIKSVKLLSVAGAYWRGDSTKTMMTRIYGISFPKQKLLDEFIHLREEAEKRDHRKLGRELELFMITPEIGGGLPVWLPNGAFIRRKLEAFIKEELVKRGYVEVITPHIGNLNLYKTSGHYPYYKDSQFAPIIVEEEEYLLKPMNCPHHHQIYALKPRSYRDLPLRLAEFGTVYRYEQSGELSGLSRVRGFTQDDAHIYCTDDQLKDELINAIELTQLVFKTFDMKVSTRLSFRDDDASKYAGDLDMWEKAEREIKEVADMMNLDYFIGVGEASFYGPKVDFIVRDAIGRKWQLGTVQVDYVMPERFGLEYTGADNQKHRPVIIHRAPFGSMERFMSILIEHYAGNFPFWLAPLQVSVLPISQNQNDYAQSLVDYFKELGFRAEPDFRSEKVNRKIAESEQKKIPFAIVVGQKEEDSKTISLREHGKGDLGTKTLDETAHLFTTLNLPGA; encoded by the coding sequence ATGGTTAAGATAACATTTCCGGACGGCAATGTACGAGAGTATTCGGATGGAGTAAGCGGCTTGGAAGTCGCTAAATCCATTTCCGAAGGATTAGCTCGTAATGCAGTCGGAGTAGTCGTAAATGGTGAGTATTATGAACTGAATCGCCCGATTGAATCAGATGCAACATTGAAAATTGCAACTTTCGACGATGATGACGGCAAGCAAATGTATTGGCACTCATCAGCCCACTTAATGGCTGAAGCCATTCAGGAGTTATATCCGGGTACAAAATTTGGCATCGGTCCATCAATCGAAAACGGCTTTTACTACGATGTTTTGCCACCGGAAGGTGTAAAACTTTCGACAGAAAATTTGCCAGAAATCGAATCAAAAATGCGCGAGTTATCCAAGAAAGCATCTACTTACGATATGTATGAATCAACTTGGGATGATGCCTATAAATTTTACGCAGATGCAGGCAATGAGTTCAAACTTGATTTGCTCGAAGGGCTGAAAGGCGAGCGCATTACATTTTGCAAACAAGGCAACTTTACCGACCTTTGTCGTGGCGGACATATTCCCTCGACGGCATACATCAAATCAGTCAAATTGCTTTCCGTAGCCGGTGCTTATTGGCGAGGTGATTCGACCAAAACTATGATGACACGCATTTACGGGATATCATTTCCGAAGCAAAAACTATTAGATGAGTTTATCCATCTTCGCGAAGAAGCCGAAAAACGTGACCATCGCAAGCTTGGCAGGGAGCTTGAATTGTTCATGATAACACCTGAAATTGGCGGAGGGCTACCCGTTTGGTTGCCAAATGGCGCCTTCATTCGCCGCAAGCTCGAAGCATTCATAAAAGAAGAACTCGTCAAACGCGGATATGTAGAGGTTATCACTCCGCACATCGGAAATTTGAATTTGTACAAGACTTCAGGGCATTACCCATATTATAAAGATTCACAATTCGCGCCAATCATAGTCGAAGAGGAAGAATACCTTCTCAAACCGATGAATTGTCCGCATCATCATCAGATTTATGCTCTAAAGCCTCGTTCTTATCGCGATTTGCCATTGCGATTAGCCGAATTCGGCACGGTTTACCGTTACGAGCAATCCGGCGAATTAAGCGGATTATCGAGAGTACGCGGATTCACTCAAGACGATGCTCACATTTATTGCACTGATGACCAACTGAAAGATGAATTGATTAATGCAATAGAGCTTACTCAACTTGTATTCAAAACTTTTGATATGAAAGTATCAACAAGGCTCTCTTTCCGCGATGACGATGCCTCAAAATATGCAGGCGACCTTGATATGTGGGAAAAAGCAGAGCGCGAAATCAAAGAAGTCGCCGATATGATGAACCTCGATTATTTCATTGGAGTGGGCGAAGCCTCATTTTATGGACCAAAAGTTGACTTCATCGTTCGTGATGCCATTGGTAGAAAGTGGCAACTTGGCACCGTCCAAGTGGACTATGTAATGCCGGAAAGGTTCGGGCTCGAATATACAGGTGCAGACAACCAAAAACATCGTCCGGTTATTATTCATAGAGCACCCTTTGGCTCAATGGAGCGTTTTATGTCAATTTTGATAGAGCATTATGCGGGTAATTTCCCATTTTGGCTGGCTCCGCTGCAGGTTTCTGTACTACCGATTAGCCAAAATCAAAATGATTATGCCCAATCTTTAGTGGATTACTTCAAAGAGCTGGGTTTCAGAGCGGAACCCGATTTCCGGTCAGAAAAGGTAAATCGTAAAATAGCCGAATCCGAGCAAAAGAAAATTCCATTTGCAATTGTAGTCGGTCAAAAAGAAGAGGATAGCAAAACGATTTCACTAAGAGAGCACGGCAAAGGCGATTTAGGAACTAAAACGCTTGACGAAACCGCTCATTTGTTTACTACTTTGAATTTGCCCGGAGCATGA
- a CDS encoding heme exporter protein CcmB — protein MGVNYLRISAVLVKELKSEFRTRYAISAVLLFVLTTITMIMFATAGETITPMIAAGILWVIMFFASMTGLSKVFVSEEERGTYILLQLSSTPYAIYFGKLLFNILLSASLNFFAVLLFFLFLGDIEVKNLTLFTATIVVGSIAVASATTIISALIAKANSKNALFPVLSFPILLPIIILGVGLTKMSFEGVAFADAMKDLQMIIAYSGLMIVTSFFLFDFVNKD, from the coding sequence ATGGGCGTTAACTATCTCAGAATATCAGCAGTTTTGGTTAAAGAACTAAAAAGCGAATTCCGTACTCGATATGCAATTTCCGCAGTATTGCTGTTTGTACTGACTACAATCACAATGATAATGTTTGCAACAGCAGGAGAAACGATAACTCCGATGATTGCAGCCGGAATTTTGTGGGTTATCATGTTTTTTGCTTCAATGACAGGGCTATCGAAAGTATTCGTGAGCGAAGAAGAGCGTGGCACTTATATATTGCTGCAACTCAGTTCCACACCCTACGCAATTTATTTCGGGAAGCTATTGTTCAATATTTTATTGAGCGCTTCGCTTAATTTTTTCGCCGTTTTGTTGTTTTTTCTGTTTCTGGGCGATATCGAAGTGAAAAATTTAACGCTTTTTACTGCTACTATCGTCGTTGGTAGTATTGCAGTGGCTTCAGCTACTACAATAATATCGGCATTGATAGCGAAGGCAAACAGCAAAAACGCACTATTTCCGGTGCTATCATTCCCGATTTTACTCCCGATTATCATTCTGGGAGTAGGATTGACAAAAATGTCTTTCGAGGGTGTTGCCTTTGCAGATGCGATGAAAGATTTGCAAATGATAATAGCATATAGCGGATTGATGATTGTTACATCATTTTTCTTGTTCGATTTCGTCAATAAAGATTAA
- a CDS encoding IgGFc-binding protein gives MKTKIILILMLVTVGFSNLSAQDAIDPSLALIAKKPIGTEFWLCFMTNFKEEPGNVKNALLLELFITGDHDATVSVTIPSINYNQTMFVPAGTVRSIVVDPLAQIRSYEVVERGLGVNVMSDHPISVYGLNRRHQTTDTYLGLPVNVLGTEYRVMCYHVAEKLSPIFAIVATEDNTIVEITPSTITYTGKPRSEKYTVTLNKGDAYQVGAETESRILRKFNIRDIEVDLTGSLIKSNKKIAVFSGHECTYIPVGPPRIKACNHLVEQIPPVNSWGKHFYIGRLKGRSFYTYRVLAHEPNTKVFENSKLIATLKPGQFIEKNSNQDLQVTADKPVLVAQYSQGYENGDQIGDPMMLLISPTQQFLNEYRFATPINGSWNHHINVVVPTNAIATMELNDRKMDVKDFTQLGMTRYSIAFIDVPFGTHYIRGNEPFGMYSYGFGFGDIDAYDAYGNMGGQSFLEYVPKKDTIPPMAVMTEVDGNVVIIVRDDRVDDLGLSKISVVDSAGIIATIPRIADGMPQAQFSVKVQNPTYEGSLVLELMDVGQNISLYTLCYSYEPSTGAMGYSLIEGISKTCISNPGYLIGFFGQYSLSTHSASFDRTGDLSFPGKFSSAAGSGGWFGIYASTRILPKMNIAATLALESIGGELNAPDSILSSRRDPDSGQLLPFQESHLINLDNLYANLSIGVEYFINRLMYLNGGINFGMALSKSAEIRKKINIPDNYVYENGSQYLPLNVDELESLNSFRLGFYVGIGASVPIYDRFSGFFESSMNFSPFDMAEDTDWQVQMLKIRLGAKYLVK, from the coding sequence TTGAAAACAAAAATTATACTTATTTTAATGCTGGTCACAGTCGGATTTTCAAATTTATCAGCACAAGACGCAATTGACCCAAGTTTGGCATTGATAGCAAAGAAGCCTATCGGTACGGAATTCTGGCTTTGTTTTATGACAAATTTCAAAGAAGAACCGGGCAATGTCAAAAATGCGCTTTTACTTGAGCTTTTTATCACAGGCGACCACGATGCGACAGTCAGCGTAACTATCCCCTCAATTAACTACAATCAAACAATGTTTGTTCCTGCGGGAACAGTCAGAAGTATCGTAGTTGACCCATTGGCTCAAATCCGAAGTTACGAAGTTGTCGAAAGAGGTTTAGGCGTCAACGTAATGTCCGACCATCCAATATCGGTTTATGGATTGAATCGTCGCCACCAAACTACAGACACTTATCTCGGGCTTCCGGTAAATGTGCTTGGCACCGAATATCGCGTAATGTGCTATCATGTTGCTGAAAAACTATCTCCGATATTTGCTATAGTAGCAACAGAAGATAACACCATCGTCGAAATCACACCTTCGACAATCACTTATACAGGCAAGCCACGCAGCGAAAAATATACTGTCACTTTGAACAAAGGTGATGCTTACCAAGTAGGGGCAGAGACCGAATCTCGAATACTCCGAAAGTTTAACATTCGTGATATTGAAGTTGATTTGACAGGCTCATTGATTAAGTCGAACAAAAAAATCGCCGTATTTAGCGGGCACGAATGTACTTACATACCCGTTGGTCCGCCACGTATAAAGGCATGTAATCACTTAGTCGAGCAGATTCCACCTGTGAATTCGTGGGGAAAGCATTTTTATATTGGCAGACTCAAAGGCAGGTCTTTTTATACTTATCGTGTATTGGCGCATGAACCAAACACGAAAGTTTTCGAGAATTCAAAATTGATTGCCACGTTGAAACCCGGGCAATTTATTGAAAAAAATTCCAATCAAGATTTGCAAGTTACTGCTGATAAGCCGGTTTTGGTAGCTCAATATTCGCAAGGTTATGAAAACGGCGACCAAATCGGTGACCCGATGATGCTTTTGATTAGCCCGACACAGCAATTTTTGAACGAATATAGATTTGCAACTCCAATCAATGGCAGTTGGAATCACCATATCAATGTTGTAGTGCCGACAAATGCGATTGCGACTATGGAATTGAATGATAGAAAGATGGATGTAAAAGATTTCACCCAACTTGGTATGACAAGATATTCTATCGCATTCATAGACGTACCTTTCGGAACGCATTATATACGTGGCAACGAACCATTTGGGATGTATTCCTATGGTTTTGGCTTTGGCGATATTGATGCTTATGATGCTTATGGAAATATGGGCGGTCAATCTTTCCTTGAGTACGTCCCCAAAAAAGACACGATTCCACCAATGGCAGTAATGACTGAAGTTGATGGCAATGTAGTAATAATCGTCAGAGATGACAGAGTTGACGACCTTGGTTTGAGCAAAATTTCGGTTGTTGACAGTGCGGGAATAATTGCAACGATTCCCCGAATTGCAGATGGCATGCCTCAAGCTCAATTTTCGGTCAAAGTGCAAAATCCTACTTACGAAGGCTCGCTTGTTTTGGAATTGATGGATGTCGGTCAAAATATATCCCTTTATACTCTATGCTATTCCTACGAACCGAGCACAGGAGCTATGGGATATTCATTAATCGAAGGAATCAGCAAAACATGTATTTCCAATCCCGGATATTTAATAGGTTTTTTTGGACAATATTCGCTTTCAACTCATTCCGCAAGCTTTGATAGAACAGGAGACCTCAGTTTTCCGGGCAAATTTTCCTCTGCAGCCGGAAGTGGCGGGTGGTTTGGAATTTATGCGTCAACGCGCATATTACCAAAGATGAATATTGCAGCTACATTAGCATTGGAGAGCATTGGTGGAGAATTGAATGCACCTGATAGTATTTTATCAAGTCGTCGTGACCCCGATTCAGGTCAGCTTCTGCCTTTCCAAGAATCGCATCTGATAAATTTAGATAATTTATATGCAAATCTTTCAATTGGCGTTGAATATTTTATAAATCGTTTGATGTATTTGAACGGTGGAATAAATTTCGGGATGGCACTCAGCAAATCAGCTGAAATCCGCAAGAAAATCAACATACCCGATAATTACGTTTACGAAAATGGTTCGCAATATTTGCCACTCAATGTGGACGAACTCGAATCTCTCAATAGCTTTAGACTTGGATTTTACGTTGGAATCGGAGCGAGCGTACCAATTTATGACCGATTTTCCGGTTTCTTCGAATCAAGCATGAATTTCTCCCCATTTGATATGGCTGAAGATACAGATTGGCAAGTTCAGATGTTGAAAATCAGGCTCGGTGCCAAATATTTGGTAAAGTAA
- a CDS encoding asparagine synthetase B translates to MMTILKIKYIVLICLFMLPALMKADRLLIPMDLAQTDHLKSYGVTFWILENGGTADWLLNYRGGSFLVDYTDMFVAECRIRGVSFERLSESQAQSIIEEVSQENVNMEVVKLEKPPKIAVYAPPGAQPWDDAVRIALEYAEVKHDLIWDEDVMGDKLKEYDWLHLHHEDFTGQHGKFWVAYRNAPWYIQQVALNESMAKKLGFPDVCELKKAIARQIREYVASGGFLFAMCTATDSYDIALSVEHVDMCDVMFDGTPHDHNANSKLNYEETFAFENFRLILDPMEVEFSDIDVGHYNVNNPDADWFTLFEFSAKYDPVPTMLTQNHVNVIKGFMGQTTSFNKDLLKSTVTILAMKEGTNEVKYIHGNVGRGTYTWLGGHDPEDYVHRVGDPPTDLNLFKNSPGYRLILNNILFPAAKKKKQKT, encoded by the coding sequence ATGATGACTATTTTAAAAATTAAATATATAGTATTGATTTGCCTTTTCATGCTGCCGGCTTTGATGAAGGCAGATAGATTGTTGATTCCGATGGATTTGGCTCAAACGGACCATCTCAAATCTTATGGTGTTACTTTTTGGATACTCGAAAATGGCGGGACTGCTGATTGGCTTCTGAACTATCGTGGCGGGTCTTTCTTGGTGGACTATACCGATATGTTCGTTGCCGAATGCCGAATTCGTGGAGTGTCTTTTGAAAGGCTTAGCGAATCGCAAGCCCAATCGATTATAGAGGAAGTCAGCCAAGAAAACGTAAATATGGAAGTTGTCAAACTCGAAAAGCCACCGAAGATTGCCGTTTATGCACCTCCGGGGGCTCAACCTTGGGATGATGCAGTACGCATTGCCCTCGAATACGCAGAAGTTAAGCACGACTTGATTTGGGATGAAGACGTAATGGGCGATAAGCTCAAGGAATACGATTGGCTTCACCTTCATCATGAAGATTTCACAGGGCAACACGGCAAATTTTGGGTAGCCTATAGGAATGCACCTTGGTATATTCAGCAAGTCGCCTTGAACGAAAGTATGGCAAAAAAACTCGGCTTCCCTGATGTCTGTGAGCTCAAAAAGGCTATTGCTCGCCAGATTCGCGAATATGTTGCCTCCGGTGGATTTTTGTTCGCCATGTGTACCGCTACTGATTCTTATGATATAGCTCTCTCGGTGGAGCATGTTGATATGTGCGATGTCATGTTTGACGGCACTCCTCACGACCACAATGCAAATTCCAAATTGAATTATGAAGAAACTTTTGCCTTCGAAAATTTCCGTTTGATTTTAGACCCAATGGAAGTGGAATTTTCCGATATTGATGTTGGGCATTACAATGTCAACAATCCAGATGCGGATTGGTTCACCTTATTCGAGTTTTCGGCAAAATATGACCCGGTTCCAACAATGCTGACACAAAATCACGTGAATGTGATTAAAGGTTTCATGGGTCAAACGACATCATTTAACAAGGATTTGCTCAAAAGCACAGTAACGATTTTAGCGATGAAAGAAGGCACGAACGAAGTCAAATACATTCACGGTAATGTAGGTAGAGGTACTTATACTTGGCTTGGCGGTCATGACCCCGAGGATTATGTTCATAGAGTGGGCGATCCGCCAACGGATTTGAATTTATTCAAAAATTCTCCCGGGTACAGGCTTATTCTGAACAATATTTTGTTTCCGGCTGCAAAGAAGAAAAAACAGAAAACTTAA
- the ybeY gene encoding rRNA maturation RNase YbeY — protein MSIEVTYCNQSDKKFLPVKKMIDSIRNIANQKLKNVDGSINLVVCDDAFIHALNKQYLSHNYPTDVITFVLDEKPLDAEIYISYETAAEQAKDYTVSLAQEMCRLAVHGALHIAGYDDDNDGKRDEMHKLENHYLKLTGFTNV, from the coding sequence ATGAGCATAGAAGTGACATATTGCAACCAATCGGATAAAAAATTTTTACCCGTAAAGAAAATGATTGACTCAATCAGAAATATCGCCAATCAAAAGCTCAAAAATGTAGATGGAAGCATCAACTTAGTAGTATGCGACGACGCTTTCATACATGCTCTGAATAAGCAATATCTTTCGCACAACTACCCGACTGACGTAATCACATTCGTATTGGACGAAAAGCCACTCGATGCCGAAATTTATATCAGCTACGAAACAGCCGCCGAACAAGCTAAAGATTACACGGTATCGCTGGCGCAAGAAATGTGCCGATTGGCAGTTCACGGAGCACTGCACATCGCCGGATATGACGACGACAACGACGGCAAACGCGACGAAATGCACAAATTAGAAAATCATTATCTAAAATTGACAGGTTTTACCAATGTTTGA
- a CDS encoding DUF494 domain-containing protein encodes MFERVIEIIVYLISELRSKRNFADINVQHLKDLGYTTSEISTAFSWIADKFDFQEFNTRKTLFTSPNSFRILHPAEMDMFTKEAYGHMIQLHSLGIIENEHIEHIIDRAIVTGNILDIRTLKYFVASAIFDIDGALAANTARIILTGNESIN; translated from the coding sequence ATGTTTGAGAGAGTAATAGAAATAATCGTTTATTTGATATCGGAACTTCGCAGCAAGCGGAACTTCGCCGATATCAATGTGCAGCATCTCAAAGACCTTGGTTACACCACATCCGAGATTTCGACAGCCTTCAGTTGGATAGCCGACAAATTTGATTTCCAAGAATTCAACACCCGGAAGACGCTTTTCACAAGTCCAAATTCATTCCGAATACTACATCCGGCAGAAATGGACATGTTCACCAAAGAAGCCTATGGGCATATGATACAGCTGCATTCCTTGGGAATAATCGAAAACGAGCACATTGAACATATCATAGATAGGGCAATCGTCACCGGAAATATACTCGATATTCGTACATTGAAATATTTCGTAGCCTCCGCCATATTCGATATAGACGGCGCCCTTGCAGCAAACACCGCCCGCATAATATTGACCGGCAACGAAAGCATAAATTAG
- a CDS encoding type II toxin-antitoxin system HicB family antitoxin, whose protein sequence is MNLKLTMKYEKVPEGYIGYVDELPGANSQGVTLEEVKANLLEAIDLVLEANRYIGSLDSTKDIFFQEELELVTK, encoded by the coding sequence ATGAACTTGAAATTAACGATGAAGTACGAGAAAGTGCCTGAGGGCTATATCGGATACGTTGATGAACTTCCGGGTGCGAATTCTCAAGGTGTAACTTTGGAGGAAGTGAAAGCAAATTTACTTGAAGCTATTGATTTGGTGCTTGAAGCGAATCGCTACATTGGTTCTTTGGACTCAACGAAAGATATTTTTTTTCAGGAAGAACTTGAGTTAGTGACTAAATGA
- a CDS encoding 2-oxoisovalerate dehydrogenase, with the protein MDEIIFKVDEELEGGYSASALGFSIVTQGDTMDELKSNIIDAIKCHFEVDMPKVVRLHFVHHELFSVS; encoded by the coding sequence ATGGATGAGATAATTTTCAAGGTAGATGAGGAGTTAGAGGGCGGATATTCTGCTTCTGCACTCGGGTTCAGCATTGTGACCCAAGGTGATACTATGGATGAATTAAAAAGCAACATCATTGATGCTATCAAATGCCATTTCGAAGTTGATATGCCCAAAGTTGTGCGGCTACATTTTGTTCACCATGAATTATTCTCAGTCTCTTGA
- a CDS encoding DUF2442 domain-containing protein has translation MNPRAIKVEPKDEYKLLLEFENGERKVYDMRKFLDFGIFKELKDVNYFKKVRIEFGTVAWPNEQDICPDTLYLDSTSII, from the coding sequence ATGAATCCAAGAGCTATCAAAGTTGAGCCAAAGGACGAATACAAGTTGTTACTCGAGTTCGAGAACGGCGAGCGTAAAGTCTATGATATGCGAAAATTTCTGGATTTTGGCATATTTAAAGAACTGAAAGATGTCAATTACTTTAAAAAAGTCAGGATAGAATTTGGGACAGTTGCATGGCCCAACGAGCAAGACATTTGCCCGGACACACTTTATTTGGATAGCACCTCAATAATATGA